In Fragaria vesca subsp. vesca linkage group LG5, FraVesHawaii_1.0, whole genome shotgun sequence, the genomic stretch AAAAAACATGGGCAGAGTTTATATTTTCACTTGAAATTGCATAATCGATTTCATTCCAGACATCAAAATCAAAATTATATCTGATTCTTACAGAATCATAATGTGGTCATCATTTATATGTCATTCCACCTTCTCTCTTATTTCTTTTTTCCTACATTGAAAAAAAAAAACTAATATTTTACTTATATACACATCCCATTTCTACTATCTTGAGCCAATTGCACTCACCATCCACAAACAAATCATATAGCTCAACTCTATCTTAGAAAATGCACAATCCAACAGCAACCCAACAACAAAAACTCAAACATACAAATATAAATCATCAATGCCTCCAAGACTCAACCTTTGCATAAAACTCTACCCAAAACCCCATCAATCTCTAACCCCCAACCTTAACTCAACAAACACACAGTTCAAGAAACAAAACCCAATTACAAAAAAAAAAAAAAAATATCATACTTTTGAAAAGTAGTCCTCCGGCGCTTATCCTCGGCTTCTGATCGGTGAGCCTTGCCATCATCTTGGTGTCTCTTCTGCGACATTCTCACTCACTCAACACCCCAACTCAGCACTAGTGGCGATGATGATGATAAACACTGATCAGAAACAACAAAAGAAACCAAAAATCACCAACATGCAAATGGTGGTGGCAATAATGCAAGGAACATTCCCCACATATAAATACCCAACACAGATTAATAATCAACAAAAAGCAATTAAGGAGAAGTCTCCAAACTAGTGTGTTCTGTTACCTCTGCTCTGTCATCACACCCATTTTTGGACCCATCTGCGATGCTTCTGGGTCAGTTCGACCTGAATCCAAACTCCATCTCGCTACTTCTTCGTTCGGTTTTGGTTGTTGCTGCTCTCTCTCTCTCTCTCTCTGCTTCACAGCTTCAGTAGAACAACTCTCTAAGGCTAGCGGGAGATGGCGCGTGGGCCCTACTAAAGCGCGTTGAGGTCGACTTTGGAGTGGGAGTGTGGGGTCCGCCTTTTCTTACATGGATTTCGTTGTTTATTGTTAATTTCCTATTATAAAAATGACCTCAAGTCCTTAACCCGATATTATCCCGAAATTAAAAAAAAAACAAACGGAAACAACTAGATTAACAGCTTTGACTAGGGTTTTGACTAGAGTGATCAACGACACAATCCAAGCTAGCAAAATGTGATAATCTATGAGGAATATTATTTGCTTCGCGATATACATATTATCTGTTCGTTTTTTTAACATAGGTTTTTTTTGTAATATAGACACCCGTGAGCATCTTTTCTTATGGTACATTTAGTGTCCAGTTTGTACTACGTGGGAAGTACTATTTCTACTGTACAATTGCTTGGTATGAATTATTTGAATTTGTTAGTGCAATGAGTGAGTTGGTGTGAGGTTTCATATATTCCTAACCATGTACTTGTTCATAAGCTCTTGATTTCATCCCGACATTGGTTAGAGAAAACGGAAAAATGCATCATTATATTTCCTTTTTTTCCCCCAACCCGCTAATGAGATGTTCAATCATGTTGATTAGCTAAAAGTATTAAGACAGAATGTGGCATCAAATCTACATAAATGTACTACAGTAGTACCATAAGATCCCATTTGTTCCTCTTTATAGTCATTGTCTGGTATCATGTTAATGAATTTCAACCTTCATCGATGGATTCACAAATGGGTCACACACAACTTTGTTCCAAGAAAATGACCCCCTATACGCTTGGCATATGTAATTTTCGTTCCCTACAAGGTATATGTCACATATCACAAGATCCTCTTCCCATTTCCAGGAATCTTCCTCTCTACAACTTTCCGGTACAAATCTTCCTCTACACTAGGATTGAGGCTTGTCTTCTATTATACAAGTCCAAAACGCCCTTTTGTCTCGTTGAGAAAATTTTGAACAATTTGATCATTCAGTCACAAAACTTGGGTAAGTTACTGTTCGGGTGGACCCAATGGGCCGATTGGGTTTGATCAGCTTTTAAAGATCACTGGGCCCATTTTCTTTCTTGTGTCTTTCAACGCCGGGGACCCTGACGTTCAATCATGTGCGTCTCACGAACACATGCGTCTTGGATTGCTCCATGTGTCTTCTGACGATGTCCAAAGAGCACATGCGCTGAGGGTAACGACCTCTAATGAATTTTACCTTTACTGTTTACAAAGTTACTGTCTGATGTAAAGTGAAATCATCCATGTAATTTAAGGGTGTTGCTAAATGTATACCAAGTACAATCCAATGACAAATTAGTGAAATACTTCATCACCAAAAGAATGTAGGATTCATTTTGTGCATATTAGCAACCAATACAGTGTTCCCTAATTGGTACATTGCTCAAGAATCTAAAGAGCAAACCGTGTGATATTCACTGCTGATCCATGTATTCTCCGATTCTATCCTCTCTTCTTTGTAATGTATCGCCGAGGTAATAGATTACATACCTGCAAGTTTACACTTATTGTCGACCAGAAAAACTTCTGGTTCGTCCAAGGGACTCATATGAATAGCCATAGCCCGCAGTAGCCGGCCATGCTACATGATCTTCGTCTGCAGTTAGTTGAGTCGACCCCACATTCTTCGTCTGTTAAACACCGGTGGTCACCATGAAAATCAAGGATGTGACAGGCACTCTCGATTTTTTGGCCAGCACATTCCCATGAATTCAATGACGTAGAAGGGCATACTTGTTTGGACATTGCACTTGTCCGTCTCACTTCCTTGTCAGTCTGCAGAAGTGAAAAAGCTCATATACCGATATAACTTTGCAGATGTAAAGCTATATTGTAAAAGTAAGCAACACCTTGAGAATTAAAAAGAATTCTCAAGGTATGCAGTTTGGTAGAACCAAAAAGAATTAACAAAAAGAATTATACTTTATCAAAAAGAATTAACAAAGTATGCAGTTTGGTAGAAGCAAAACCTTAAGAAAAGTCCAGTTACTTTGGATGTAGGTTTCGGGAAGCCTATCCTGCCAACTACTCAATACCGGGAGGGGATGACCCTCAGTTGTGAACACATAATTTTGTTCAGCCAAAAATGAATCGTCAAACAGAAGATATAGATACTTGCACCTACATAAAGCGCAAATTATTTCAATTAAATGTTCAATTTCAACAATTTAGGGCTCAGACAGTGTTCTTTGTAGTTGAAAAACAACTCTTACGTCTCAGCAAGGAAGAAACTATGTTGATGATCTTCCAACTCCATAGTTGTAACATCTCTAATGCTAGCAAAACCTCCTTCCACCTTCGTGTGTAAGTTGAGAGAATTCACAATTGATTCACCTACTTCTATGTACCATGGATCTGATAACATGCAACATATGATATTGAGTATTAACAGAAACCAATAATCACAGAGCATAACACTGAGTATCAGCTAAGGAGTAGTCTAGATTAAGAGTTGTTTTTTTTTTTTTGCAGGTGAAAGCTTATGTAAGATGACCTGATTTTAACATTAGTAATTTTCATGCATGAAGAGGTATGTGTGAATATTCAAACCCAAGTGAAAATGAAGATTACTTATAAAGATAAGTAGACAATCAGACCTTTGGTTGCTTGGTACAAATAGAATGTTGACTCAGCAAATTCAGGGCGCAGAGGATAATATTTTTCTGTAGGATGTAACATTTGATGGTCCAACAAATACCTATATCATCATACAGATCATGTTAGAAATTTTTTCTTTTTCACTGATGAAATTTATCTTTGAAAGAAGTGATCAGTCACAACAGCATGCGGAGTAGCAAGTATATGAAAAACAATTCTACAAAATCAGAATACCTCTCTGGTAATACTCCAAACTTATTCCATACATAGAAAAACTCACGGTGGGATGAGTTTGCAGCTGCAATGTCCCCAACAAGAACCTAAAACCATAGTCCACATTTAAAGATTAGTAAGTTCTTTCTGCGGCTGAATTTATCATCTACTACAATGAAAAGTTTTTGAACTCCTTGCCTGTAGGCCAGGCCAAAATGCTTGAAGGCTTGTAAGTTGCCAATAAGTTGCTTTTCCTGTCCTCATATCAGCTTCGTGGTACCTAATTACAGTAACAAAATTTAAGTTGGCTGCCCCCAGCTATATTTAAACTCTTATATACCAACAAGAATTCATGCAAGGTACTTTACAAGGTGAAGTTAGTAACATACCATGGACCATGTTTAAAATATTTCTGCACAGCAATATAAGCCAAATGAAACATTCTCCAAAACTCTTCCTTTCCAAAAAGAATGTGGGCCTTGTACAGATACTCATAAAATGAATCAACCCCTAAATGAAGAAACCCAAATCAGAAACATCACTCTATATGCATTTCATATGCAATCAAGGATAAAATTTGTATGGTCTGCAATGCAACAATATGCCGTTGATAGACTACATAATGAAATGCTGGCCATGTTCTATTTGGTAAAGGTAATGAACTATGAGATATATTCAGACATTAAAGATTTCAGATCCATGAGAAAATCTACCTGCCCCAATCCCAGATGAATACTCAATCCATTCCCCAGTTGATACATCCAGTGTCGTACCAAGTAAATTCAAGGAACTCCGCATGCTCC encodes the following:
- the LOC101299766 gene encoding probable alpha-mannosidase I MNS5-like; amino-acid sequence: MLPRKSVTWVLLLLLIFFNLSTSHSDPRWAAKKRRLRNKVRTMFYHAYDNYMIHAFPHDELKPLSKSFTDSLSELGNLKLEHLPQDYNGSALTLIESLSSLVIMGNNTEFQSAVVWLSENLTFDVDARVNLFECNIRVLGGLVSAHLLATDSTHRLGQGVYKNQLLTLAEDLGNRFLPAFNTPTGLPYAWINLKYGVVENETTETSTSGCGSLILEMGALSRLTGDPKYESAALRALRKLWSMRSSLNLLGTTLDVSTGEWIEYSSGIGAGVDSFYEYLYKAHILFGKEEFWRMFHLAYIAVQKYFKHGPWYHEADMRTGKATYWQLTSLQAFWPGLQVLVGDIAAANSSHREFFYVWNKFGVLPERYLLDHQMLHPTEKYYPLRPEFAESTFYLYQATKDPWYIEVGESIVNSLNLHTKVEGGFASIRDVTTMELEDHQHSFFLAETCKYLYLLFDDSFLAEQNYVFTTEGHPLPVLSSWQDRLPETYIQSNWTFLKTDKEVRRTSAMSKQVCPSTSLNSWECAGQKIESACHILDFHGDHRCLTDEECGVDSTNCRRRSCSMAGYCGLWLFI